A region of Massilia sp. WG5 DNA encodes the following proteins:
- a CDS encoding DUF2945 domain-containing protein — MTQTFKPGEKVEWHAAQGVVRGTVKKKLTSPIEIKGHHVAASEENPEYLVVSDETGAEAAHKPSALRKV; from the coding sequence ATGACCCAGACATTCAAGCCCGGCGAGAAAGTCGAATGGCATGCGGCGCAGGGCGTGGTGCGCGGCACGGTCAAGAAGAAACTGACCTCGCCGATCGAGATCAAGGGCCACCACGTGGCCGCGTCGGAAGAGAATCCGGAGTACCTGGTCGTCAGCGACGAGACTGGCGCCGAGGCTGCGCACAAGCCCTCGGCGCTCAGGAAAGTGTAG
- a CDS encoding DUF2905 domain-containing protein, whose protein sequence is MQKLLILSGLVLLAAGLLWPWLRRLPLGRLPGDIHIVREGFSFSFPIVTCLVISVVVSLLLWFFRR, encoded by the coding sequence ATGCAAAAACTCCTCATCCTCTCCGGCCTCGTCCTCCTCGCCGCCGGTCTCCTGTGGCCCTGGCTGCGCCGCCTGCCGCTGGGCCGCCTGCCCGGCGATATCCACATCGTCCGCGAAGGCTTCAGCTTCAGCTTTCCGATCGTGACCTGCCTCGTGATCTCGGTCGTGGTCTCGCTGCTGTTGTGGTTCTTCCGTCGCTGA
- a CDS encoding TonB-dependent receptor: MLSIGTAQAQTAADQPAAPQADTPQPEKVVVTGYRYSIEKSLDQKRNANAVVDVVTAEDIGKFPDKNVADALQRVPGVIIDRSGGEGKNVSVRGLSSELTLTELNGNYVATAESNGDPTRSFNYTLMPSNMLSSAELFKTPEARIDEGGIGGTVILHTRRPLEVKSGSGFVNAEGTWADTTKKGDGQFSGQYAWHDESNRFGVLVGYTQQKRTTRTMAGSTENWQWYADDYKTHPATDVNGRPSGLTSRWWGQSGFYDQSGKYYTNFMMPTSVNESVKTEDRERKGGQLTLQFKPMRNLNLTANYFRFDLSQNSQTNTLKIPEWNLARYDGDGNWPGGRMLDGLTFDPSGTIVTGANYSAHPGKTYYCSEAQAAAAGQKPGGWGPDDCTIPTPQITGSYNREKARSQTFDIGAEWRGASLDADFKAGRTWASGGPSLQFTMPIKPRVQNADGSWTLGNYASAWNTAGTPTMTFSPELMANLAKGIGEIDLGSTSSSWTHNSNKQNYAQADFTWHTDFNYLDSLQFGAKYRDGGIHRNTGNNYWVCPGADPSNYDARYQAGCDPTANKFQPSFLYSQSLGNLAGGIKASAFPAIDYASYIAYLNKTYGQQQTRNEDNFVYNVDEKITSTYLQANFKADRMRGNFGVRLVRTKQHADSTDQVDNYKDYFYNGANGAPAPCQAGGAPAAGAPSGSGCVSGFTTLPDSTAHTQSFAVSALDRTYNDVLPSLNVAYDLTDTLLLRAAASKVIARPSYGDIAAPGGLQNYSQEYVNDRRLIGGGDEVGWFGSGSNKNLQPYKATQFDLGLEWYYQRGSVLGLDLFRKNVSNFSVPVVMNVNMSVAGEAVTVQNYSTSAGGRNGVSQGAEFYAQHTLPSGIGFQFNYTYNKTNEAAITLEDGTNVGQSPLVGSAKNQLNLTVFYETDKLLLRASYNRRGEVVDGLINGLNVYEDPYSQVDLNAAYNFTKQLSLTASVLNLTRQETRSHLGNDTKDRFYSNGYAGRIAYVGLNYKF; the protein is encoded by the coding sequence ATGTTGAGCATTGGCACTGCCCAAGCGCAAACCGCCGCCGACCAGCCGGCCGCGCCGCAGGCCGATACCCCGCAACCGGAGAAAGTGGTCGTCACCGGTTACCGCTATTCGATCGAGAAGAGCCTCGACCAGAAGCGCAACGCCAACGCGGTGGTCGACGTGGTCACCGCCGAGGATATCGGTAAATTCCCAGACAAGAACGTGGCCGACGCGCTGCAGCGCGTGCCGGGCGTGATCATCGACCGCAGCGGCGGCGAGGGCAAGAACGTCAGCGTCCGCGGCCTGTCCTCGGAACTGACCCTGACCGAACTGAACGGCAACTACGTCGCCACCGCCGAATCCAACGGCGATCCGACCCGTTCCTTCAACTACACCCTGATGCCGTCGAACATGCTGTCGAGCGCCGAGCTGTTCAAGACGCCGGAAGCGCGCATCGACGAGGGCGGCATCGGCGGCACCGTGATCCTGCACACCCGCCGTCCGCTGGAGGTGAAGTCGGGCAGCGGCTTCGTCAACGCCGAGGGCACCTGGGCCGACACGACCAAGAAGGGCGACGGCCAGTTCTCCGGCCAGTACGCCTGGCATGACGAGAGCAACCGCTTCGGCGTCCTGGTCGGCTATACCCAGCAGAAGCGCACCACGCGCACCATGGCCGGCAGCACCGAAAACTGGCAGTGGTACGCGGATGACTACAAGACGCATCCGGCCACCGACGTCAACGGCCGGCCTTCGGGCCTGACTTCGCGCTGGTGGGGCCAGTCGGGCTTCTACGACCAGAGCGGCAAGTACTACACCAACTTCATGATGCCGACCTCGGTCAACGAGAGCGTCAAGACCGAGGACCGCGAACGCAAGGGCGGCCAGCTGACCCTGCAGTTCAAGCCGATGCGCAACCTGAACCTGACGGCCAACTACTTCCGCTTCGACCTGTCGCAGAACTCGCAGACCAATACCCTGAAGATCCCGGAGTGGAACCTGGCCCGCTATGACGGCGACGGCAACTGGCCGGGCGGCCGCATGCTGGACGGCCTGACATTCGATCCGAGCGGCACCATCGTCACCGGCGCGAACTACAGCGCCCATCCGGGCAAGACCTACTATTGCAGCGAAGCGCAGGCCGCGGCGGCGGGCCAGAAACCGGGCGGCTGGGGGCCGGACGACTGCACCATCCCGACCCCGCAGATCACCGGCAGCTACAACCGCGAAAAAGCGCGCTCGCAGACCTTCGACATCGGCGCCGAATGGCGCGGCGCGTCGCTGGACGCCGACTTCAAGGCCGGCCGCACCTGGGCCTCGGGCGGTCCGTCGCTGCAGTTCACCATGCCGATCAAGCCGCGCGTGCAGAATGCGGACGGCAGCTGGACCCTCGGCAACTACGCCAGCGCCTGGAACACGGCCGGCACGCCGACCATGACCTTTTCGCCGGAACTGATGGCCAACCTGGCGAAGGGCATCGGCGAGATCGACCTCGGTTCGACCTCGTCCTCGTGGACCCACAACAGCAACAAGCAGAACTACGCCCAGGCCGATTTCACCTGGCATACCGACTTCAACTACCTGGACTCGCTGCAGTTCGGCGCCAAGTACCGCGACGGCGGCATCCACCGCAACACCGGCAACAACTACTGGGTCTGCCCGGGCGCCGATCCGAGCAACTACGACGCGCGCTACCAGGCCGGTTGCGATCCGACCGCCAACAAGTTCCAGCCGTCCTTCCTGTACTCGCAATCGCTGGGCAACCTGGCCGGCGGCATCAAGGCCAGCGCCTTCCCGGCGATCGACTACGCGAGCTACATCGCTTACCTGAACAAGACCTACGGGCAGCAGCAGACGCGTAACGAAGACAACTTCGTCTACAACGTCGACGAGAAGATCACCTCGACCTACCTGCAGGCCAACTTCAAGGCCGACCGCATGCGCGGCAACTTCGGTGTACGCCTGGTGCGCACCAAGCAGCATGCCGACTCGACCGACCAGGTCGACAACTACAAGGACTACTTCTACAACGGCGCCAACGGCGCACCGGCGCCTTGCCAGGCGGGCGGCGCACCGGCCGCCGGCGCGCCAAGCGGTTCGGGTTGCGTGAGCGGCTTCACAACCCTGCCGGACAGCACCGCGCATACCCAGTCCTTCGCCGTCAGCGCGCTCGACCGCACCTACAACGACGTGCTGCCGAGCCTGAACGTCGCCTACGACCTGACCGACACCCTGCTGCTGCGCGCCGCCGCATCGAAGGTGATCGCACGTCCGAGCTACGGCGACATCGCGGCCCCGGGCGGCCTGCAGAACTACAGCCAGGAATACGTCAACGACCGCCGCCTGATCGGTGGCGGCGACGAGGTGGGCTGGTTCGGCAGCGGCAGCAACAAGAACCTGCAGCCGTACAAGGCCACCCAGTTCGACCTGGGCCTGGAGTGGTACTACCAGCGCGGCTCGGTGCTCGGCCTCGACCTGTTCCGCAAGAACGTCAGCAACTTCTCGGTGCCGGTCGTCATGAACGTGAACATGAGCGTCGCCGGCGAGGCTGTGACGGTGCAGAACTACTCGACCAGCGCCGGCGGACGTAACGGCGTGTCGCAGGGCGCCGAGTTCTACGCACAGCATACGCTGCCTTCCGGTATCGGCTTCCAGTTCAACTACACGTACAACAAGACCAACGAGGCGGCCATCACCCTGGAAGACGGCACCAACGTCGGCCAGTCGCCGCTGGTCGGCAGCGCGAAGAACCAGCTGAACCTGACCGTGTTCTACGAAACCGACAAGCTGCTGCTGCGCGCTTCGTACAACCGCCGCGGCGAAGTGGTGGACGGCCTGATCAACGGCTTGAACGTGTATGAGGATCCGTACAGCCAGGTCGACCTGAACGCGGCCTACAACTTCACCAAGCAGCTGAGCCTGACCGCCTCGGTGTTGAACCTGACCAGGCAGGAGACCCGTTCCCACCTGGGCAACGACACCAAGGACCGCTTCTACTCCAACGGTTACGCCGGCCGCATCGCGTACGTCGGTCTGAACTACAAGTTCTGA
- a CDS encoding ABC transporter substrate-binding protein, producing the protein MPSLRFARWLRRGFACALLSGGLAQAAGPQPVLLGMDGEFGLDNSTSAQAVELGMRTAIAEINAAGGVLHGRPLELVIKDHRSIPARGIRNIQEFARMPGLVAVFGGRFSPVIIEELPTLKATHTLFMAPWSSADAIVDNDMRPNYVYRLSLRDSLAMPRLLRAAHRRHLDKVGLLLTNTSWGRSNAEAAERAVPAIPGMTIAGISWYNWRDTSLVGRYQQLRAAGAQAIVLVANDDEAAVLVREVAALPKEQRLPILSHWGVTGGEFAKQAGPALQQVDFSVIQTFSFWHADPARVRRFLASAGRVSDVRRIEDIKGPVGVAHAYDLTHLLAQAIDRAGSTDRKAVRDALEHLPAWHGLIKNYAPPFTPARHEALGPAELLMVRYRADGALVPAEE; encoded by the coding sequence ATGCCCTCTCTTCGTTTCGCCCGCTGGCTGCGCCGCGGCTTCGCCTGCGCCCTGCTGTCGGGCGGGCTGGCGCAGGCGGCGGGACCGCAGCCGGTGCTGCTGGGGATGGACGGCGAATTCGGGCTCGACAACAGCACCTCGGCCCAGGCCGTCGAACTGGGCATGCGCACCGCCATCGCCGAGATCAATGCAGCCGGCGGCGTGCTGCACGGACGGCCGCTCGAACTGGTGATCAAGGACCACCGCTCGATTCCCGCGCGCGGCATCCGCAACATCCAGGAATTCGCGCGCATGCCGGGCCTGGTGGCGGTGTTCGGCGGCCGCTTCAGTCCGGTCATCATCGAGGAGCTGCCGACCCTGAAGGCCACGCACACCCTGTTCATGGCGCCCTGGTCCTCGGCCGATGCGATCGTCGACAACGACATGCGGCCGAACTATGTCTACCGCCTGTCCTTGCGCGATTCGCTGGCCATGCCCAGGCTGCTGCGGGCGGCCCACCGGCGCCATCTGGACAAGGTCGGGCTGCTGCTGACGAATACCTCCTGGGGCCGCAGCAATGCGGAAGCGGCCGAACGGGCAGTGCCCGCCATTCCCGGCATGACGATCGCCGGCATCTCCTGGTACAACTGGCGCGACACCTCCCTGGTCGGCAGGTACCAGCAGCTGCGCGCGGCCGGCGCCCAGGCCATCGTGCTGGTGGCGAACGACGACGAGGCGGCGGTGCTGGTGCGCGAAGTGGCCGCGCTGCCGAAGGAACAGCGGCTGCCGATCCTGAGCCATTGGGGCGTGACCGGCGGCGAGTTCGCGAAGCAGGCCGGGCCGGCCCTGCAGCAGGTCGACTTTTCCGTGATCCAGACCTTCAGCTTCTGGCACGCCGATCCGGCGCGCGTGCGGCGCTTCCTGGCCAGCGCCGGCCGGGTATCCGACGTCAGGCGGATCGAGGACATCAAGGGGCCGGTCGGCGTGGCCCATGCCTACGACCTGACCCATCTCCTGGCGCAGGCGATCGACCGCGCCGGCAGCACCGACCGCAAAGCCGTGCGCGACGCGCTGGAGCATCTGCCGGCCTGGCATGGCCTGATCAAGAACTACGCACCGCCCTTCACGCCGGCGCGCCACGAGGCGCTGGGCCCGGCCGAGCTGCTGATGGTGCGCTACCGCGCCGACGGCGCGCTGGTGCCGGCCGAGGAATGA
- a CDS encoding DUF2058 domain-containing protein, with amino-acid sequence MVSLQEQLLKAGLVDKKKVKLANQEKSKQHKIELRTGVEKQNESREAALEAQRKQAERARELNAQRDAAAAQKAVAAQIAQMVATNRQPKGNGDIAYNFTIGSKIERIYVSEKVRDHLVAGRLAIIGQGGGFELVPRVIADKIAERAPEIVVRVTKAAPQAVEEDDPYADFKIPDDFTW; translated from the coding sequence ATGGTTTCCCTGCAAGAGCAGCTGCTGAAGGCCGGCCTGGTCGACAAGAAAAAGGTCAAGCTGGCCAACCAGGAAAAGAGCAAGCAGCACAAGATCGAGCTGCGCACCGGCGTCGAGAAGCAGAACGAATCGCGCGAGGCCGCGCTCGAGGCGCAGCGCAAGCAGGCCGAGCGCGCCCGCGAGCTGAACGCCCAGCGCGACGCCGCCGCCGCGCAGAAGGCCGTCGCCGCCCAGATCGCGCAGATGGTCGCCACCAACCGCCAGCCCAAGGGCAATGGCGACATCGCCTACAACTTCACGATCGGCAGCAAGATCGAACGCATCTACGTATCGGAAAAGGTGCGCGACCACCTGGTGGCCGGGCGCCTGGCCATCATCGGCCAGGGCGGCGGCTTCGAGCTGGTGCCGCGCGTGATCGCCGACAAGATCGCCGAGCGCGCGCCCGAGATCGTGGTGCGCGTGACCAAGGCCGCGCCGCAGGCGGTCGAGGAAGACGATCCCTACGCCGACTTCAAGATCCCGGACGATTTCACCTGGTAA
- a CDS encoding PHB depolymerase family esterase, producing MKPYEQFVENILGAVRSGQGKDPAAATALIQEALQKAGLLTTAQPAARTGGMPFPDLKGMPAWNRATARTERGADTLGAGAFLHGSYTNEAGTRNYRLYVPSSPSPGPRPLLVMLHGCTQDPEDFAAGTTMNLAAEQSGCLVLYPEQAASANHSQCWNWFDKAHQERGAGEPAIIAGMTRQVLREHDGDAARVYVAGLSAGGAMAAVMAQAYPELYAAVGVHSGLAAGSARDLITGLQAMKGNHQGARRQAAASGRVRAIVFHGDRDATVHPSNGQAVYRQFGGDASLTEIEEQGKGHVRAMVLDAAGQVVAEHWTLHGAGHAWSGGSTAGSYADPSGPNASAEMLRFFLSR from the coding sequence ATGAAACCTTACGAACAATTTGTCGAAAACATACTCGGCGCGGTGCGCTCCGGCCAGGGCAAGGACCCGGCCGCGGCCACGGCACTCATCCAGGAAGCCTTGCAAAAGGCGGGCCTGTTGACGACCGCGCAGCCGGCCGCACGCACGGGCGGCATGCCTTTTCCCGACCTGAAGGGCATGCCGGCCTGGAACCGCGCTACGGCAAGGACGGAACGCGGCGCGGACACGCTCGGCGCCGGCGCCTTCCTGCACGGCAGCTATACCAACGAAGCCGGCACCCGCAATTACCGCCTCTACGTGCCTTCCAGCCCCAGCCCCGGACCGCGTCCGCTGCTGGTGATGCTGCATGGCTGCACGCAGGACCCGGAGGATTTCGCCGCCGGCACCACGATGAACCTGGCGGCCGAGCAAAGCGGCTGCCTGGTGCTGTACCCGGAGCAGGCCGCCAGCGCCAACCACTCGCAGTGCTGGAACTGGTTCGACAAGGCGCACCAGGAGCGCGGCGCCGGCGAACCGGCGATCATCGCCGGCATGACCCGGCAGGTGTTGCGAGAACATGACGGCGACGCGGCGCGCGTGTACGTGGCCGGCCTGTCGGCGGGCGGCGCGATGGCGGCCGTGATGGCGCAGGCGTATCCCGAGCTGTATGCGGCGGTCGGCGTGCATTCCGGGCTGGCGGCCGGCAGTGCGCGCGACCTGATCACCGGGCTGCAGGCCATGAAGGGCAATCACCAGGGTGCGCGCCGGCAGGCAGCGGCATCCGGCCGGGTCCGCGCGATCGTCTTCCACGGCGACCGCGACGCCACCGTGCACCCGTCGAACGGGCAGGCCGTGTACCGCCAGTTCGGCGGCGATGCCTCCCTGACCGAGATCGAGGAGCAGGGCAAGGGCCATGTCCGGGCGATGGTGCTGGACGCTGCCGGGCAGGTGGTGGCCGAGCACTGGACCTTGCACGGCGCCGGCCACGCCTGGTCGGGCGGCAGCACGGCCGGTTCGTATGCCGATCCTTCCGGGCCGAATGCCTCGGCCGAGATGTTGCGCTTTTTCCTCTCACGTTAA
- a CDS encoding host attachment protein, with product MQTTWIVSANAGRARIFSDYDPAEPLEEIDDLVSTAARLRTSEINTDEVGRTAAGSSSHGIGGNEAAGFAHNAKAGAPNKAYQPAQTPQEHEAEQFAKDISKYLMDAHQEGRYQQLVISASPQFLGALRTYLDPHIKPLIKLEVNKDYTHSNAQQLREQIREQLQAQRANKLQ from the coding sequence ATGCAGACGACCTGGATTGTGTCGGCCAACGCCGGCCGCGCTCGGATTTTTTCGGATTACGACCCGGCGGAACCGCTGGAAGAAATCGATGACCTGGTGAGCACCGCTGCGCGCCTGCGGACATCGGAGATCAACACGGACGAGGTCGGGCGCACGGCCGCCGGCAGCAGCAGCCACGGCATCGGCGGCAACGAAGCGGCGGGCTTTGCGCACAACGCCAAGGCCGGCGCACCGAACAAGGCCTACCAGCCGGCCCAGACGCCGCAGGAGCACGAAGCCGAACAATTCGCGAAAGACATCTCGAAATACCTGATGGACGCGCACCAGGAAGGCCGTTACCAGCAACTGGTCATTTCCGCCTCGCCGCAGTTCCTCGGCGCCCTGCGCACCTATCTCGATCCGCACATCAAGCCGCTGATCAAGCTCGAGGTCAACAAGGACTACACGCACTCGAACGCGCAGCAGCTGCGCGAGCAGATCCGCGAGCAGCTGCAGGCCCAGCGCGCCAACAAGCTGCAATAA
- a CDS encoding methyl-accepting chemotaxis protein: MFKNTSIKARLVFLTSFLVAALIAVGVTGMANLKATNAALQSVYNDRLIALRDLSHALSLMEQNQTAIMRAALGGIDSRTLSAQSDDRVREITGLWKAYMATYLTDEEKALAADFVQNRTQYLEKGLKPAMAALRDNDLDTLKEVASGSLLQFYAPVQASMEALVKLQVRVAREENEAAQARYARARIESIALAVAACLLGSAVAFFLIRGIGASIGQALHLAQSVADGDLTQTIRIDSNDEIGQLLATLQKMNASLLGIVGQVRSGSDAIGTASQQIAAGNQDLSSRTEQQASSLEETAASMEELTSTVKHNADNARQANLLAKAASGVAERGGAVVEQVVGTMQDIHAASGKIADIIGVIDGIAFQTNILALNAAVEAARAGEQGRGFAVVAGEVRNLAHRSASAAKEIKALIDNSVASVAAGSRLVEQAGETMREVVGSVQRVTDIMAEITAASAEQTAGIEQVNVAVVQMDEVTQQNAALVEEAAAAAEAMQDQAMQLARAVSVFRTGKNPSTSRLPMLAG; the protein is encoded by the coding sequence ATGTTTAAGAACACCAGTATCAAAGCGCGCCTCGTTTTCCTCACGTCTTTTCTGGTCGCGGCGCTTATCGCCGTCGGCGTCACCGGCATGGCCAACCTGAAGGCGACCAACGCCGCACTGCAGAGCGTCTACAACGACCGGCTGATCGCGCTCCGGGATCTCAGCCATGCGCTGTCGCTGATGGAGCAGAACCAGACCGCGATCATGCGCGCCGCGCTTGGCGGCATCGACAGCCGCACCCTGAGCGCCCAGTCCGACGACCGGGTCAGGGAAATCACCGGTCTGTGGAAGGCCTACATGGCGACCTACCTGACCGACGAGGAAAAAGCCCTCGCAGCGGATTTCGTGCAAAACCGCACGCAATACCTGGAAAAGGGGTTGAAGCCCGCGATGGCGGCGTTGCGCGACAATGATCTCGACACCCTCAAGGAAGTGGCATCCGGATCGCTGCTGCAGTTCTATGCACCTGTGCAAGCGAGCATGGAGGCGCTGGTCAAGCTGCAGGTGCGGGTTGCCCGGGAGGAGAACGAGGCCGCGCAAGCCCGCTACGCGCGGGCACGCATCGAATCGATCGCACTGGCGGTGGCAGCCTGCCTGCTGGGGAGCGCCGTCGCCTTCTTCCTGATCCGCGGCATCGGCGCCTCGATCGGACAAGCCCTCCACCTGGCGCAAAGCGTGGCCGACGGCGACCTGACCCAGACCATCCGCATCGATTCCAACGACGAGATCGGCCAGCTGCTGGCAACGCTGCAGAAGATGAATGCATCGCTGCTCGGCATCGTCGGCCAGGTGCGCAGCGGCAGCGATGCGATCGGCACCGCCAGCCAGCAGATCGCGGCCGGCAACCAGGACCTGTCGAGCCGCACCGAGCAGCAGGCCAGTTCGCTCGAAGAAACCGCCGCCTCGATGGAAGAACTGACTTCGACCGTCAAGCACAATGCCGACAATGCGCGCCAGGCCAACCTGCTTGCCAAGGCCGCCTCCGGCGTGGCCGAGCGCGGCGGCGCAGTGGTCGAGCAGGTGGTCGGCACCATGCAGGACATCCATGCGGCTTCGGGCAAGATCGCCGACATCATCGGCGTGATCGACGGCATTGCCTTCCAGACCAATATCCTGGCCCTGAACGCGGCGGTGGAAGCGGCACGCGCCGGCGAGCAGGGCCGCGGTTTCGCGGTGGTGGCGGGCGAAGTGCGCAACCTGGCGCACCGCTCGGCCAGTGCGGCGAAGGAAATCAAGGCGCTGATCGATAACTCGGTAGCCAGCGTAGCGGCCGGCAGCCGCCTGGTCGAACAGGCCGGCGAAACCATGCGCGAAGTCGTCGGCAGCGTACAGCGCGTGACCGACATCATGGCCGAGATCACGGCTGCCAGCGCCGAGCAGACCGCGGGCATCGAGCAGGTCAACGTGGCGGTGGTGCAGATGGACGAGGTTACCCAGCAGAACGCTGCCCTGGTCGAGGAAGCGGCCGCCGCCGCCGAGGCGATGCAGGACCAGGCCATGCAACTGGCGCGGGCGGTCAGCGTGTTCCGCACCGGAAAGAATCCTTCCACGTCGCGCCTGCCGATGCTGGCCGGCTAA
- a CDS encoding lipocalin family protein codes for MPVPVSRLAILALGLLGATITVLAAGRERHEAPELVPIPSLDVPRYLGTWYEIAKYPNRFQKQCDGFTTAHYSLQRDGNIQVINRCRRADGRFDEAVGSARQLGPADSPKLQVRFAPGWLSFLPQVWGDYWVIDLDPDYQLAAVSEPKREYLWILSRTPTVPRQALASLLDRLERQGFDLGRLEATRQAR; via the coding sequence ATGCCTGTTCCTGTTTCCCGCCTCGCCATCCTCGCCCTCGGCCTGCTCGGCGCCACCATCACCGTGCTGGCCGCCGGACGCGAGCGCCATGAGGCGCCCGAGCTCGTACCGATTCCTTCCCTCGACGTGCCGCGCTACCTCGGCACCTGGTACGAGATCGCGAAGTACCCGAACCGCTTCCAGAAGCAGTGCGACGGCTTCACCACCGCCCACTACAGCCTGCAGCGGGACGGCAACATCCAGGTGATCAACCGCTGCCGCCGCGCCGACGGCCGTTTCGATGAAGCGGTCGGCAGCGCGCGCCAGCTCGGCCCCGCCGATTCGCCGAAGCTGCAGGTGCGCTTCGCGCCGGGCTGGCTGTCCTTCCTGCCGCAGGTCTGGGGCGACTACTGGGTGATCGACCTCGATCCGGATTACCAGCTGGCGGCGGTGAGCGAACCGAAGCGGGAGTATTTGTGGATCCTGTCGCGCACCCCGACCGTGCCGCGCCAGGCCCTGGCCAGCCTGCTCGACCGGCTCGAACGCCAGGGTTTCGACCTCGGCCGGCTGGAGGCGACCCGGCAGGCACGCTGA
- a CDS encoding CopG family transcriptional regulator: MKLVESKPRFPDTEKVTINLGLVDLAQMDLLVEEGFYTNRTDFVRMAIRKQLELHGEAIRQTVTRKRYVMGMQRYSKAELERTVAAGERLEIHVLGLASIDDDVSPELAREAIASLHVLGAFLASGAVKAALADRIAS; this comes from the coding sequence ATGAAACTTGTCGAATCCAAACCCAGATTCCCCGATACCGAAAAGGTCACGATCAACCTCGGCCTGGTCGACCTCGCGCAGATGGACCTGCTGGTCGAGGAGGGCTTCTATACCAACCGCACCGACTTCGTGCGCATGGCGATCCGCAAGCAGCTGGAGCTGCATGGCGAGGCGATCCGCCAGACCGTGACGCGCAAGCGCTACGTGATGGGCATGCAGCGCTATTCGAAGGCCGAGCTGGAAAGGACCGTCGCCGCCGGCGAACGGCTCGAGATCCACGTGCTCGGCCTGGCTTCCATCGACGATGACGTCAGCCCTGAACTGGCGCGCGAGGCGATCGCCTCGCTTCACGTGCTGGGCGCCTTCCTGGCATCCGGCGCCGTCAAGGCGGCGCTCGCCGACCGTATCGCATCCTGA